The genome window AGAGCGCGCCGACCGCTGGTTCTCGCCCTTCGTCTACCTGCTGTTCCCGATCCCCAAGGTCGTGCTGCTCCCGGTGCTACTGCTGTTCTTCGGCATCGGCGACCTGACCAAGATCGCCGTGATCTTCCTGATCCTGTTCTTCCAGATCCTGGTGCTGGTGCGTGACCAGGCGGCTGCCCTGCGTCCCGAGTTGCTGTTCTCGGTGCGCAGCCTGGGCGCCGGGCGCCGCGGCCTGTTTCGTTTCGTGTACCTGCCCGCCAGCCTGCCGGCCATCCTCACCGGCCTGCGCCAGTCGATTGGCACCGCCGTGGCGGTGCTCTACGTGGCCGAACTCTTCGCCACGCAGCAGGGCCTGGGCTACTACATCTACCTGCATGGCAGCACTCTCTTCGACTACCCGCGCATGTACGCCGGGGTGATCGCCATGAGCCTGCTCGGCCTCGGGCTGTACCTGGTGGTCGATGCCGCCCAGCGCCGTCTGTGCCGCTGGCAGTACGCGGCGTGATCCC of Anaerolineales bacterium contains these proteins:
- a CDS encoding ABC transporter permease produces the protein MRRRSILLAAIVLVVIWAVLAAVVNRPILPSPFEVLWITIRELPGELGGHLLVSLWRVVASTALAVLAAVPLGIILGQSERADRWFSPFVYLLFPIPKVVLLPVLLLFFGIGDLTKIAVIFLILFFQILVLVRDQAAALRPELLFSVRSLGAGRRGLFRFVYLPASLPAILTGLRQSIGTAVAVLYVAELFATQQGLGYYIYLHGSTLFDYPRMYAGVIAMSLLGLGLYLVVDAAQRRLCRWQYAA